A portion of the Pan troglodytes isolate AG18354 chromosome 10, NHGRI_mPanTro3-v2.0_pri, whole genome shotgun sequence genome contains these proteins:
- the LOC467020 gene encoding olfactory receptor 10A7 translates to MICENHTTVTEFILLGFTNNPEMQVSLFIFFLAIYTVTLLGNFLIVTVTSVDPALQTPMYFFLRNLSLLEVCFTLVMVPKMLVDLVSPRKIISFVGCGTQMYFFFLFGSSECFLLSMMAYDRFVAICNPLHYSVIMNRSLCLWMAIGSWMSGVPVSMLQTAWMMALPFCGPNAVDHFFCDGPPVLKLVTVDTTMYEMQALASTLLFIMFPFSLILVSYTRIIITILRMSSATGCQKAFSTCSSHLIVVSLFYGTASLTYLRPKSNQSPESKKLVSLSYTVITPMLNPIIYSLRNNEVKGAVKRTITQKVLQKLDVF, encoded by the coding sequence ATGATCTGTGAAAATCACACCACAGTCACTGAATTTATTCTTCTTGGTTTTACAAACAACCCCGAGATGCAAGtttccctctttatttttttcctggccATTTATACAGTCACTTTGTTGGGCAACTTTCTTATTGTCACAGTTACCAGTGTGGATCCCGCACTTCAAACACCCATGTACTTCTTTCTTCGAAATCTATCACTTCTTGAAGTATGTTTCACCTTGGTTATGGTGCCAAAAATGCTTGTAGATCTAGTGTCCCCAaggaaaataatctcttttgtGGGCTGTGGTACCCAGATGTACTTCTTCTTCTTATTTGGCAGTTCTGAATGTTTCCTTCTCTCCATGATGGCTTATGATCGCTTTGTGGCCATCTGTAACCCTCTCCATTATTCAGTCATAATGAACAGGTCCCTATGCTTGTGGATGGCCATAGGCTCTTGGATGTCTGGTGTTCCTGTGTCTATGCTACAGACAGCTTGGATGATGGCCCTTCCTTTCTGTGGACCAAATGCCGTGGACCACTTTTTCTGTGATGGTCCCCCAGTGTTAAAACTAGTCACAGTGGATACAACCATGTATGAAATGCAAGCGCTTGCCTCCACACTCCTGTTTATcatgtttcccttttctctcattttggtTTCCTACACCCGCATTATCATAACAATTCTGAGGATGTCCTCTGCCACTGGCTGCCAGAAGGCATTTTCTACTTGTTCCTCACACCTCATTGTGGTGTCCCTCTTCTATGGAACAGCCAGTCTGACCTACCTGCGGCCCAAATCAAACCAGTCCCCTGAGAGCAAGAAGCTAGTGTCATTGTCCTACACTGTCATCACACCTATGCTAAACCCCATCATCTACAGCCTGAGGAACAATGAAGTGAAAGGGGCTGTCAAGAGGACAATCACTCAAAAAGTCTTACAGAAGTTAGATGTGTTTTGA